A genomic stretch from Bos mutus isolate GX-2022 chromosome 4, NWIPB_WYAK_1.1, whole genome shotgun sequence includes:
- the MKRN1 gene encoding E3 ubiquitin-protein ligase makorin-1, with protein MAEAAAPGTTATPSGAGAAAAAAAAASPTPIPAVTSLSPGAGGGGGGSDGGGGGGGGGGGGGGGGWTKQVTCRYFMHGVCKEGDNCRYSHDLSDSPYGVVCKYFQRGYCIYGDRCRYEHSKPLKQEEATATDLTAKSSLAASSSLSSVGPTVDMNMGEAESRNSNFATVGAGSEDWVNAIEFVPGQPYCGRTAPSSAEAPLQGSVTKEDAEKEQSAVETKKQLCPYAAVGECRYGENCAYLHGDACDMCGLQVLHPVDAAQRSQHIKSCIEAHEKDMELSFAVQRSKDMVCGICMEVVYEKANPSERRFGILSNCNHTYCLKCIRKWRSAKQFESKIIKSCPECRITSNFVIPSEYWVEEKEEKQKLIQKYKEAMSNKACRYFDEGRGSCPFGGNCFYKHAYPDGRREEPQRQKVGTSSRCRAQRRNHFWELIEERENGNPFDDEEEVVTFELGEMLLMLLAAGGDDELTDSEDEWDLFHDELEDFYDLDL; from the exons ATGGCGGAGGCTGCAGCTCCCGGAACAACAGCCACACCATCAGGAGCAggagcggcagcggcggcggcggcagcggcttCCCCCACCCCTATCCCCGCAGTCACCTCGCTGtccccgggggcggggggcgggggaggcggcagcgacggcggcggcggcggcggcggcggcggcggcggcggcggcggcggcggctggacTAAGCAGGTCACCTGCAG GTATTTCATGCATGGGGTTTGTAAGGAAGGAGATAACTGTCGCTACTCACACGACCTCTCTGACAGTCCATATGGTGTAGTGTGCAAGTATTTTCAGCGAGGGTACTGTATTTATGGAGACCGCTGCAG atatgAACATAGCAAGCCACTGAAACAGGAAGAAGCAACTGCTACAGATCTAACTGCAAAGTCATCCCTTGCTGCTTCCTCAAGTCTCTCATCAGTTGGACCGACTGTTGATATGAATATGGGCGAAGCTGAGTCAAGAAATTCAAACTTTGCAACTGTAGGAGCCGGTTCAGAAGACTGGGTGAATGCCATCGAGTTTGTTCCGGGGCAGCCCTACTGTGGCCGGA CTGCCCCTTCCTCTGCTGAAGCCCCCCTGCAGGGCTCAGTGACCAAGGAAGATGCGGAGAAGGAGCAAAGTGCAGTGGAGACCAAGAAGCAGCTCTGCCCCTATGCTGCAGTGGGGGAGTGCCGCTACGGGGAGAACTGCGCGTACCTGCACGGAGACGCGTGTGACATGTGTGGGCTGCAGGTCCTCCATCCCGTGGATGCCGCCCAGAGGTCACAGCATATAAAA TCCTGCATCGAGGCCCATGAGAAGGACATGGAGCTCTCGTTCGCGGTGCAGCGCAGCAAGGACATGGTGTGTGGCATCTGCATGGAGGTGGTCTACGAGAAAGCCAACCCCAGCGAGCGCCGCTTCGGGATCCTCTCCAACTGCAACCACACCTACTGTCTCAAGTGTATTCGCAAGTGGAGGAGTGCTAAGCAATTTGAGAGCAAGATCATAAA GTCCTGCCCAGAATGCCGGATCACATCTAACTTTGTCATTCCAAGTGAGTACTgggtggaggagaaagaagagaagcagaaactcATTCAGAAATACAAGGAGGCAATGAG CAACAAGGCGTGCAGGTATTTTGATGAAGGCCGTGGGAGCTGCCCATTTGGAGGGAACTGTTTTTACAAGCATGCGTACCCTGATGGCCGTAGAGAGgagccacagagacagaaagtgggaACATCAAGCAGATGCCGG GCCCAACGAAGGAACCACTTCTGGGAGCTCATCGAGGAACGAGAGAACGGCAACCCTTTTGACGATGAAGAGGAGGTTGTCACCTTTGAGCTGGGCGAGATGTTGCTTATGCTCTTGGCTGCAGGTGGGGACGACGAGCTGACAGACTCTGAAGACGAGTGGGACTTGTTTCACGACGAGCTGGAAGATTTTTATGACTTGGATCTATAG